From Streptomyces sp. NBC_00775, one genomic window encodes:
- a CDS encoding SPW_0924 family protein has product MRALIAAATGLAVALALVLTITAMGSPAGSTSPKPLLTTVPAHP; this is encoded by the coding sequence ATGCGTGCCCTCATCGCCGCCGCGACCGGTCTCGCCGTGGCGCTCGCCCTGGTGCTGACCATCACGGCCATGGGCTCACCGGCCGGCAGCACATCGCCGAAGCCGCTGCTGACGACCGTGCCCGCACACCCGTAG
- a CDS encoding DUF3068 domain-containing protein — MRRKASLILLAFAVFFTALSPLMRWYAFPRLAKIPANQYQDMVLEAKNATLIDYGTMKAKKVPKVTVVQTLKGNVEASEKIEKTAGRDVVVWDSLSYVQGPDGKMISKIPERYIFDAHSQDPVHATGEMVDGDPVTREGIEFKWPFLTEKRDYEYFDAQTRTTNPIHYKGTQSFRGVKVYYFEQTIPWTKVQFPRTMPVKGITRESLAKTGTSMWYTTVRKFWVEPVTGAPVYGEEDHKEELRGGTLLGDGKKVTAFAGQVKMREDYIKHTVDLVKSNRTLILLLTSYLPWGFLFLGVALLSLSLYLEARGRRPGDPAPTQAAEPEPVNA, encoded by the coding sequence ATGCGCCGCAAGGCAAGCCTGATCCTGCTCGCCTTCGCCGTGTTCTTCACGGCGCTGTCCCCCCTGATGCGCTGGTACGCCTTCCCGCGCCTGGCGAAGATCCCCGCCAACCAGTACCAGGACATGGTCCTGGAGGCGAAGAACGCGACCCTCATCGACTACGGCACCATGAAGGCGAAGAAGGTCCCCAAGGTCACCGTCGTGCAGACCCTCAAGGGCAACGTCGAGGCCTCCGAGAAGATCGAGAAGACCGCGGGCCGGGACGTCGTCGTCTGGGACTCCCTGTCCTACGTCCAGGGACCCGACGGCAAGATGATCTCCAAGATCCCCGAGCGCTACATCTTCGACGCGCACAGCCAGGACCCCGTCCACGCCACGGGAGAGATGGTCGACGGCGACCCGGTCACGCGCGAGGGCATCGAGTTCAAGTGGCCCTTCCTCACGGAGAAGCGGGACTACGAGTACTTCGACGCGCAGACCCGCACCACCAACCCCATCCACTACAAGGGCACCCAGAGCTTCCGGGGAGTCAAGGTCTACTACTTCGAGCAGACCATCCCCTGGACCAAGGTCCAGTTCCCGAGGACCATGCCCGTCAAGGGCATCACCCGGGAATCGCTCGCCAAGACCGGCACGAGCATGTGGTACACCACGGTCCGCAAGTTCTGGGTGGAACCCGTCACGGGAGCGCCCGTCTACGGCGAAGAGGACCACAAGGAGGAACTCCGCGGTGGCACCCTGCTCGGCGACGGCAAGAAGGTGACGGCGTTCGCGGGGCAGGTGAAGATGCGCGAGGACTACATCAAGCACACGGTCGACCTGGTCAAGTCGAACCGCACCCTGATCCTGCTGCTGACGTCGTACCTGCCGTGGGGTTTCCTGTTCCTGGGCGTGGCCCTGCTGTCCCTGTCGCTGTACCTGGAGGCCCGCGGCCGCAGGCCCGGTGACCCGGCGCCGACGCAGGCCGCGGAGCCCGAGCCGGTCAACGCCTGA
- a CDS encoding ATP-dependent RNA helicase, whose protein sequence is MIRYDALDALPVRGALPALSDALEGGGSAVLVAPPGTGKTTLVPLALAGLLDDGRPVRRVVVAEPRRIAARAAARRMAWLLGEKVGESVGHTVRGERVVGRRTRVEVVTTGVLLQRLQRDQELAGIDVVVLDECHERHLDADTVAAFVLDVRAALRPELRLVAASATTDAQGWARLLGDAPVVEAHGVSYPVEVVWAPPVRPVRPPHGMRVDPALLTHVASVVRRALAEHEGDVLCFLPGVGEIARVAGQLGDLGPVEVLQVHGRASAAVQDAVLSPGAGRRVVLATAVAESSLTVPGVRVVVDSGLAREPRVDHARGLSALTTVRASQAAGRQRAGRAGREAPGAVYRCWAEAEDARLARFPAPEIKVADLTAFALQAACWGDPDATGLALLDPPPGGAMAAARSILSAVGAVDSAGRATERGVRMSRLGLHPRLARALLDAAPEVGADRAAEVVALLSEEPPREYGDDLAAAWRAARRGGDAYAGRWRAEARRLRAASAPTPSARGISHRPAQNSLPGEPGSDALSGGAAEATRSAGGPAAALDAVRAGAGGDRVVGLVAALAFPERVARAHGGSYLMASGTRAELQDGTGLRGAPWLAVAVADRPVGAGHARVRLGAVIDEETARQAAQSLYAEGEEVHWADGDVVARRVERLGAVELAVRPLKNADSGLVREALCEGLRAEGLGLLRWSPDAEVLRRRLAFLHLHLDAPWPDVSDAALHARVDEWLEPELGRARRRADLARIDAGQALNRLLPWATGDAARLDELAPERIEVPSGSRIRIDYGDPERPVLAVKVQEMFGLHESPAVAGVPVLVHLLSPAGRPAAVTADLASFWRDGYKAVRAELRGRYPKHPWPEDPASAEPTRHTNARLRR, encoded by the coding sequence GTGATTCGTTACGACGCCCTGGACGCGCTGCCTGTTCGCGGTGCCCTGCCCGCCCTGAGCGACGCCCTGGAGGGCGGCGGCAGCGCGGTGCTCGTGGCGCCGCCCGGCACCGGCAAGACGACGCTGGTGCCACTGGCGCTCGCCGGTCTGCTGGACGACGGGCGGCCGGTACGCCGGGTCGTCGTCGCCGAGCCGCGGCGGATCGCCGCCCGGGCCGCCGCGCGGCGGATGGCGTGGCTGCTCGGCGAGAAGGTGGGCGAGAGCGTCGGTCACACCGTGCGCGGGGAGCGGGTGGTCGGCCGCCGCACACGCGTGGAGGTCGTCACGACCGGTGTCCTGTTGCAGCGGTTGCAGCGGGACCAGGAGCTCGCGGGCATCGACGTGGTCGTGCTCGACGAGTGCCATGAGCGGCATCTGGACGCCGACACGGTGGCCGCCTTTGTGCTGGACGTACGGGCCGCCCTCCGACCCGAGCTGCGACTGGTGGCGGCGTCCGCGACGACGGACGCGCAGGGGTGGGCCCGGCTGCTGGGCGACGCGCCGGTCGTCGAGGCACACGGTGTGTCGTATCCGGTCGAGGTGGTGTGGGCGCCGCCGGTACGGCCCGTACGGCCGCCGCACGGGATGCGGGTGGACCCGGCGCTGCTGACCCATGTGGCGTCGGTGGTGCGGCGGGCGCTGGCCGAGCACGAGGGGGACGTGCTGTGTTTCCTGCCCGGGGTCGGGGAGATCGCGCGGGTGGCGGGTCAGCTGGGGGATCTTGGTCCGGTCGAGGTACTTCAAGTGCACGGGCGGGCGTCGGCCGCCGTGCAGGACGCGGTGCTGTCCCCGGGTGCGGGGCGCCGGGTGGTCCTGGCGACCGCGGTGGCCGAGTCGTCGCTGACGGTTCCCGGGGTGCGGGTGGTCGTCGACTCCGGGCTCGCGCGGGAGCCGCGGGTGGACCACGCGCGCGGGCTGAGCGCGCTGACGACCGTACGGGCCTCGCAGGCGGCCGGGCGGCAGCGGGCGGGGCGCGCCGGGCGTGAGGCGCCGGGAGCGGTGTACCGGTGCTGGGCGGAGGCGGAGGACGCCCGTCTGGCCCGCTTCCCCGCGCCGGAGATCAAGGTGGCCGACCTGACGGCGTTCGCCCTGCAGGCGGCCTGCTGGGGCGACCCGGACGCCACGGGGCTCGCGCTTCTCGACCCGCCGCCGGGTGGGGCGATGGCGGCGGCACGGTCGATCCTGTCGGCGGTGGGGGCGGTGGACTCTGCGGGGCGGGCTACGGAACGGGGCGTACGCATGTCCCGGCTCGGGCTGCACCCCCGGCTCGCCCGGGCCCTGCTGGACGCGGCCCCCGAGGTGGGCGCGGACCGGGCCGCGGAGGTCGTGGCCCTCCTCAGCGAGGAGCCGCCTCGGGAGTACGGCGACGACCTCGCCGCGGCTTGGCGTGCCGCCCGGCGTGGCGGCGACGCCTACGCGGGGCGGTGGCGCGCGGAGGCCCGGCGGCTGCGGGCCGCGTCGGCGCCCACGCCTTCGGCGCGGGGCATCTCCCACCGGCCCGCCCAGAACTCTCTCCCGGGCGAACCGGGCTCCGACGCTCTCTCCGGTGGGGCCGCGGAGGCGACACGCTCCGCCGGCGGCCCCGCGGCGGCCCTCGACGCTGTGCGGGCCGGCGCCGGGGGCGACCGCGTGGTGGGGCTCGTCGCTGCCCTCGCCTTCCCGGAGCGCGTCGCTCGGGCGCACGGCGGCTCGTATCTCATGGCTTCCGGCACCCGTGCCGAGCTCCAGGACGGCACAGGACTGCGGGGAGCGCCCTGGCTCGCGGTCGCCGTGGCCGATCGGCCCGTGGGTGCCGGGCACGCGCGTGTGCGGCTCGGGGCCGTCATCGACGAGGAGACGGCACGACAGGCCGCGCAGAGCCTGTACGCCGAGGGCGAGGAGGTGCACTGGGCCGACGGTGATGTCGTCGCGCGGCGGGTGGAGCGGCTCGGGGCCGTGGAGCTGGCGGTGCGGCCGCTCAAGAACGCCGACTCCGGACTCGTACGGGAAGCGTTGTGCGAAGGGCTGCGGGCGGAGGGGCTCGGCCTGTTGCGGTGGTCCCCGGACGCGGAGGTACTGCGGCGGCGGCTGGCGTTCCTGCACCTGCACCTGGACGCCCCCTGGCCCGATGTCTCCGACGCCGCGCTCCACGCGCGCGTGGACGAGTGGCTGGAGCCCGAGCTGGGGCGGGCCCGCAGACGGGCCGACCTGGCGCGGATCGACGCCGGGCAGGCCCTGAACCGGCTGCTGCCCTGGGCCACCGGGGACGCGGCCCGGCTCGACGAACTCGCCCCCGAACGCATCGAGGTGCCGAGTGGGTCCAGAATCCGGATCGACTACGGCGACCCCGAGCGGCCGGTGCTCGCCGTGAAGGTGCAGGAGATGTTCGGCCTGCACGAGTCCCCCGCCGTCGCCGGCGTACCCGTACTCGTGCATCTGTTGTCCCCGGCGGGTCGTCCCGCCGCCGTCACCGCCGACCTCGCCTCCTTCTGGAGGGACGGTTACAAGGCCGTACGGGCCGAACTGCGCGGGCGCTATCCCAAGCACCCCTGGCCCGAGGACCCGGCGAGCGCCGAGCCGACGCGGCACACGAACGCGCGGCTCAGGCGTTGA
- a CDS encoding class I SAM-dependent methyltransferase — protein sequence MREGAHPGRIAAYPAQDLSLEATRAIARLCRDTRRRVGRKSTTREPIIQEPEPLEPEATRRDAGVTESSRANRGWWDRNADEYQIEHGTFLGDDRFVWGPEGLDEVEAELLGPPEDLKGKDVLEIGAGAAQCSRWLAAQGARPVALDLSHRQLQHALRIGGGVPLVEADAGALPFADGSFDLACSAYGALPFVADPVRVLREIRRVLRPGGRFVFSVTHPIRWAFPDEPGPEGLSISASYFDRTPYVEQDEEGRAVYVEHHRTIGDRVRDVVAGGFRLVDLVEPEWPAWNTQEWGGWSPLRGNLIPGTAIFVCERD from the coding sequence ATGCGCGAAGGCGCACACCCGGGGCGGATCGCCGCATACCCGGCACAAGACCTGTCTCTTGAGGCCACGCGGGCCATAGCTCGCCTCTGCCGTGACACGCGGAGACGGGTTGGACGGAAGAGTACGACGAGGGAGCCGATCATCCAAGAGCCCGAACCGCTTGAGCCCGAAGCCACCCGACGCGACGCGGGCGTCACGGAGAGTTCCCGAGCCAACCGGGGCTGGTGGGACCGGAACGCGGACGAGTACCAGATCGAGCACGGCACGTTCCTCGGGGACGACCGTTTCGTGTGGGGCCCCGAGGGCCTCGACGAGGTGGAGGCCGAGCTGCTCGGCCCGCCGGAGGACCTCAAGGGCAAGGACGTCCTGGAGATCGGCGCCGGCGCGGCCCAGTGCTCGCGCTGGCTGGCCGCCCAGGGGGCCCGTCCGGTGGCCCTGGACCTCTCCCACCGCCAGCTCCAGCACGCCCTGCGCATCGGCGGGGGCGTGCCCCTGGTGGAGGCCGACGCGGGCGCCCTGCCGTTCGCCGACGGATCCTTCGACCTCGCGTGCTCGGCGTACGGCGCGCTGCCGTTCGTCGCCGACCCGGTCCGCGTCCTGCGGGAGATACGCCGGGTGCTGCGCCCCGGGGGCCGCTTCGTCTTCTCGGTGACCCACCCCATCCGCTGGGCCTTCCCGGACGAGCCCGGCCCCGAGGGGCTGAGCATCTCCGCCTCCTACTTCGACCGCACTCCGTACGTGGAGCAGGACGAGGAGGGCCGCGCGGTGTACGTCGAGCACCACAGGACGATCGGCGACCGCGTCCGCGACGTCGTGGCCGGCGGCTTCCGTCTGGTCGACCTCGTCGAGCCGGAGTGGCCCGCCTGGAACACCCAGGAGTGGGGCGGCTGGTCCCCGCTGCGCGGGAATCTGATCCCGGGGACGGCGATTTTCGTCTGCGAGCGGGACTGA
- the rpsA gene encoding 30S ribosomal protein S1 — protein sequence MTSSTETTATTPQVAVNDIGNEEAFLAAIDETIKYFNDGDIVDGVIVKVDRDEVLLDIGYKTEGVIPSRELSIKHDVDPNEVVKVGDEIEALVLQKEDKEGRLILSKKRAQYERAWGTIEKIKEEDGIVTGTVIEVVKGGLILDIGLRGFLPASLVEMRRVRDLQPYVGKELEAKIIELDKNRNNVVLSRRAWLEQTQSEVRQTFLTTLQKGQVRSGVVSSIVNFGAFVDLGGVDGLVHVSELSWKHIDHPSEVVEVGQEVTVEVLDVDMDRERVSLSLKATQEDPWQQFARTHQIGQVVPGKVTKLVPFGAFVRVDEGIEGLVHISELAERHVEIPEQVVQVNDEIFVKVIDIDLERRRISLSLKQANESFGADPASVEFDPTLYGMAASYDDQGNYIYPEGFDPETNDWLEGYETQREAWEHQYAEAQQRFEQHQAQVIKSREADAQAEAEGAAAPAAGSGAGVSGGSYSSESDDTSGALASDEALAALREKLAGGQS from the coding sequence ATGACGAGCAGCACCGAGACCACCGCCACCACCCCGCAGGTTGCGGTCAACGACATCGGTAACGAGGAAGCCTTCCTCGCCGCGATCGACGAGACGATCAAGTACTTCAACGACGGCGACATCGTCGACGGCGTCATCGTGAAGGTCGACCGGGACGAGGTCCTGCTCGACATCGGTTACAAGACCGAAGGTGTCATCCCGAGCCGCGAGCTCTCGATCAAGCACGACGTCGACCCGAACGAGGTCGTCAAGGTCGGCGACGAGATCGAAGCCCTTGTTCTCCAGAAGGAGGACAAGGAAGGCCGCCTGATCCTCTCGAAGAAGCGCGCCCAGTACGAGCGCGCCTGGGGCACCATCGAGAAGATCAAGGAAGAGGACGGCATCGTCACCGGTACCGTCATCGAGGTCGTCAAGGGTGGTCTCATCCTCGACATCGGCCTCCGTGGCTTCCTGCCGGCTTCCCTCGTCGAGATGCGCCGTGTCCGCGACCTCCAGCCCTACGTGGGCAAGGAGCTCGAGGCCAAGATCATCGAGCTGGACAAGAACCGCAACAACGTGGTCCTGTCCCGCCGTGCCTGGCTGGAGCAGACCCAGTCCGAGGTTCGCCAGACGTTCCTCACCACCCTGCAGAAGGGTCAGGTCCGCTCCGGCGTCGTCTCCTCGATCGTCAACTTCGGTGCCTTCGTGGACCTGGGTGGCGTCGACGGTCTCGTCCACGTCTCCGAGCTCTCCTGGAAGCACATCGACCACCCCTCCGAGGTTGTCGAGGTCGGCCAGGAAGTCACCGTCGAGGTCCTCGACGTCGACATGGACCGCGAGCGCGTCTCCCTGTCGCTCAAGGCGACGCAGGAAGACCCGTGGCAGCAGTTCGCCCGCACGCACCAGATCGGTCAGGTCGTGCCCGGCAAGGTCACGAAGCTGGTTCCGTTCGGTGCGTTCGTCCGCGTGGACGAGGGCATCGAGGGTCTGGTCCACATCTCCGAGCTGGCCGAGCGCCACGTGGAGATCCCGGAGCAGGTCGTCCAGGTCAACGACGAGATCTTCGTCAAGGTCATCGACATCGACCTCGAGCGCCGTCGCATCAGCCTCTCGCTGAAGCAGGCCAACGAGTCCTTCGGTGCCGACCCGGCCTCGGTCGAGTTCGACCCGACCCTGTACGGCATGGCCGCGTCCTACGACGACCAGGGCAACTACATCTACCCCGAGGGCTTCGACCCCGAGACCAACGACTGGCTCGAGGGCTACGAGACCCAGCGCGAGGCGTGGGAGCACCAGTACGCCGAGGCGCAGCAGCGCTTCGAGCAGCACCAGGCGCAGGTCATCAAGTCCCGTGAGGCTGACGCCCAGGCCGAGGCCGAGGGCGCTGCCGCCCCCGCCGCCGGTTCTGGTGCGGGTGTCTCGGGTGGTTCGTACTCCTCGGAGTCGGACGACACCTCCGGCGCGCTGGCGTCGGATGAGGCCCTGGCTGCGCTCCGCGAGAAGCTCGCGGGCGGCCAGAGCTGA